Proteins co-encoded in one Alphaproteobacteria bacterium PA2 genomic window:
- a CDS encoding secretion protein HlyD, with the protein MSDTAGQPAKGLEAEDGWARRYRWPLILGGPIVIVLIGLYLFLTGGRFETTDDAYVDIAKAPVAASVAGRVVEVYVRENQTVKAGQPLFKLDSRDSEVGAAQAQAQYAQAVLQVRNLKAAYGKELANLEAARSTVAFTAREAIRQKDLAAAGVSSQAQAAEAAHAARLAADTLQAAEQAAAAARANLNGNPDLPAESQPAAMAARAQLDRARLIQSYNVVIAPVAGIVTRVEQLQPGAYVNPAQTVFWLVSGQAWIDANFKESQLAKMKVGQPVEIKVDAYDGGKLKGHVASFSPATGQAFSPIPAQNATGNWVKVIQRLPVRIEFDSPPPAMAGRGGLSAQVKVDLRDPADAR; encoded by the coding sequence TTGAGCGACACGGCAGGCCAGCCAGCAAAGGGTCTGGAGGCAGAAGACGGATGGGCGCGCCGGTACAGATGGCCGCTCATCCTGGGCGGTCCGATCGTGATTGTCCTGATCGGCCTCTACCTCTTCCTGACCGGGGGAAGGTTCGAGACGACGGACGACGCCTATGTGGACATCGCCAAGGCGCCGGTTGCGGCCAGCGTCGCCGGTCGGGTGGTCGAGGTCTATGTCCGCGAGAACCAGACCGTCAAAGCCGGACAGCCCCTGTTCAAGCTGGACAGCCGGGATTCCGAGGTCGGCGCCGCCCAGGCCCAGGCCCAGTATGCCCAGGCCGTCCTGCAGGTCCGGAACCTGAAGGCCGCCTACGGCAAGGAACTCGCCAATCTCGAGGCCGCCAGATCGACGGTCGCCTTCACCGCGCGGGAGGCCATTCGTCAGAAAGACCTGGCCGCCGCCGGCGTTTCCTCCCAGGCCCAGGCTGCCGAGGCCGCCCATGCTGCGCGGCTCGCCGCGGACACATTACAGGCTGCCGAGCAGGCGGCCGCTGCGGCCCGGGCCAATCTCAACGGCAATCCTGACCTGCCGGCCGAGAGCCAGCCCGCCGCCATGGCTGCGCGCGCCCAGCTGGACCGCGCCCGGCTCATCCAGTCCTATAATGTGGTGATTGCGCCAGTCGCCGGCATCGTCACGCGGGTCGAGCAGCTTCAGCCCGGCGCCTATGTGAATCCGGCGCAGACAGTCTTCTGGCTGGTGTCAGGACAGGCCTGGATCGACGCCAACTTCAAGGAAAGCCAGCTGGCGAAGATGAAGGTCGGCCAGCCTGTGGAAATCAAGGTGGACGCCTATGACGGCGGAAAGCTGAAAGGTCACGTGGCCAGTTTCAGCCCGGCGACGGGACAGGCCTTCTCTCCCATCCCGGCCCAGAATGCGACGGGCAACTGGGTCAAGGTCATCCAGCGCCTGCCTGTCCGGATCGAATTTGACTCTCCGCCTCCCGCCATGGCTGGTCGCGGCGGACTTTCAGCCCAGGTCAAGGTCGACCTGCGCGACCCTGCGGACGCCCGGTAG
- a CDS encoding histidine kinase, whose product MPPAQDIHDPNPTVRLLGLAFAGADLVFEVTNQGEITFALGAAERLTGLSDTALIGKRWESLVGDDDADLLSALLAGLQPGERQGPLRVTLKSPKAGRLTRYGSLSVFRLPQLGDRVSCALSLGAPGGMDQVAPQTGALMAPENFTTAATQMLAEADRAGLALRLDLVEMNGLADSLSSLSPEAAEQARKRMAATLRAESYAGLGAAEIAQDRFALVRPATSSNQRLEERLGQATGGAVKPQTAQLPLTAGSVSQNMRAMRYALDRYLEDGPEAAAKGFGAAVEQTVRETTRFKSILADSAFQLAYQPVVSLSDTKLHHFEALARFEANASPADTIRLAEELELISEFDMAVVKGVQKALMTAPKGTKIAANISAHSLMLPRFFDDLVGVTALTPSMRPRMLLEITETRLIDDLDRANQLITQLRALGHVVCLDDFGAGAASLDYLRKLEVDFVKIDGRYIQTMAAGSRDAVIVKHVVQLCAELGMSTIAEMIETRETADLVKSLGVNLGQGWVYAKALPEPIWEPSASSAGAVRRSGAREEWG is encoded by the coding sequence ATGCCGCCCGCGCAAGACATCCATGATCCGAACCCGACAGTCCGCCTTCTGGGCCTGGCTTTCGCGGGTGCTGATCTGGTTTTCGAAGTGACCAACCAGGGCGAGATCACCTTCGCCCTGGGCGCCGCCGAGCGCCTCACCGGCCTCAGTGACACTGCCCTGATCGGCAAGCGCTGGGAAAGCCTGGTCGGCGATGATGACGCCGATCTGCTGAGCGCCCTGCTCGCCGGACTGCAGCCTGGCGAACGCCAGGGTCCCCTGCGGGTGACCCTGAAGTCGCCCAAGGCCGGCCGCCTGACCCGTTATGGATCCCTGTCGGTCTTCCGCCTGCCCCAGCTGGGTGACCGGGTGTCCTGCGCCCTCAGCCTTGGCGCACCTGGCGGCATGGACCAGGTGGCGCCCCAGACCGGCGCCCTGATGGCGCCCGAGAATTTCACCACCGCCGCGACACAGATGCTGGCCGAGGCCGATCGCGCGGGTCTGGCCCTGCGGCTGGACCTGGTGGAAATGAATGGCCTTGCCGACTCCCTGTCGAGCCTTTCGCCCGAGGCCGCCGAACAGGCCCGCAAGCGCATGGCCGCGACCCTCAGGGCCGAATCCTATGCCGGCCTGGGCGCCGCCGAAATCGCCCAGGACCGCTTCGCCCTGGTCCGCCCGGCCACCTCATCCAACCAGCGCCTCGAAGAGCGCCTGGGTCAGGCCACAGGTGGAGCGGTAAAGCCGCAGACCGCCCAGCTGCCCCTGACTGCTGGCTCGGTCTCGCAGAACATGCGGGCCATGCGCTACGCCCTGGACCGCTATCTCGAGGACGGCCCCGAGGCCGCCGCCAAGGGCTTTGGCGCTGCTGTCGAGCAGACCGTCCGCGAAACCACCCGGTTCAAGAGCATTCTGGCCGACAGCGCCTTCCAGCTGGCCTACCAGCCTGTGGTCTCCCTGTCCGACACCAAGCTGCACCACTTCGAAGCCCTGGCCCGCTTCGAGGCCAACGCCAGCCCGGCCGACACCATCCGGCTGGCGGAAGAGCTGGAGCTGATCTCCGAATTCGACATGGCCGTGGTCAAGGGTGTCCAGAAGGCTCTGATGACGGCGCCCAAGGGCACCAAGATCGCCGCCAATATCAGCGCCCATTCGCTGATGCTGCCGCGCTTCTTCGATGATCTGGTGGGAGTCACCGCCCTGACCCCCAGCATGCGACCGCGCATGCTGCTGGAAATCACCGAAACCCGGCTGATCGATGACCTGGACCGGGCCAACCAGCTGATCACCCAGTTGCGAGCCCTGGGTCACGTGGTCTGCCTGGATGACTTCGGCGCCGGCGCGGCGTCCCTGGACTATCTGCGCAAGCTCGAGGTCGATTTCGTCAAGATCGATGGCCGCTACATTCAGACCATGGCGGCCGGGTCCCGGGACGCGGTCATCGTCAAGCATGTGGTCCAGCTGTGCGCCGAGCTTGGCATGTCCACCATCGCCGAAATGATCGAAACCCGGGAGACCGCAGATCTGGTCAAGTCCCTGGGGGTCAATCTGGGTCAGGGCTGGGTCTACGCCAAGGCTCTGCCCGAGCCCATCTGGGAGCCCAGCGCTTCAAGCGCCGGAGCCGTGCGCAGATCCGGCGCCCGCGAGGAATGGGGCTAG
- a CDS encoding deoxyribodipyrimidine photolyase, whose protein sequence is MRPVILWFRRDLRLSDNPAIAAALKTQRPILPVYVLDETPGIRPMGAAALWWLDKSLTSLAADLRARGSGLILRRGIAADILLDLAGETDASEVLFNAVFDPRVEHRDRELADRLKDLDCEARRFNGSHLLAPDSALTKAGGAFSVFTPYWRAARSQIDAGLHVPAPDALPAPQDWPRSEALESWGLHPTRPDWSAGFSDWSPGEGAAARRLTDFVDQALGAYGQDRDIPAVRGTSLLSPHLHFGEISPKACWRAALGAIHRGAAPEAQAEKFMAELGWREFNTQIANRHEDLASRNFNPAFDPFPWRDDEAGFQAWTRGETGYPIVDAGMRQLWTTGWMHNRVRMVVASFLTKHLMVDWRRGEQWFWDTLVDADPASNPGNWQWVAGSGADAAPYFRIFSPMAQGAKFDPAGRYVQKWVPELRFLPPKLIHTPWLAPPEILSRANVRLGFNYPRPVVDHDIARKRALAAYAGLKGE, encoded by the coding sequence ATGCGTCCTGTCATCCTGTGGTTTCGCCGCGACCTGCGGCTTTCTGACAATCCCGCCATCGCGGCGGCCCTCAAGACCCAGCGCCCGATCCTGCCTGTCTATGTCCTGGATGAAACGCCCGGCATCAGGCCCATGGGCGCAGCAGCCCTTTGGTGGCTGGACAAATCCCTCACATCCCTGGCCGCCGACCTTCGCGCCAGGGGCTCAGGACTGATTCTTCGCCGGGGGATCGCCGCCGACATCCTTTTGGACCTCGCCGGGGAAACCGACGCGTCCGAAGTCCTGTTCAACGCCGTCTTTGATCCAAGAGTCGAGCATCGCGACCGCGAACTGGCCGACCGGCTGAAGGACCTGGACTGCGAAGCCAGGCGCTTCAATGGCAGCCACCTCCTCGCGCCGGACAGCGCCCTGACCAAGGCTGGCGGCGCCTTCAGCGTCTTCACCCCCTACTGGCGGGCCGCCCGCAGCCAGATCGACGCCGGACTGCATGTTCCCGCTCCGGACGCCCTGCCTGCGCCGCAGGACTGGCCAAGGTCGGAGGCGCTGGAAAGCTGGGGGCTGCACCCGACCAGGCCCGACTGGTCCGCCGGATTTTCCGACTGGTCGCCGGGCGAAGGCGCAGCCGCCCGCCGCCTGACCGATTTTGTCGATCAGGCCCTTGGCGCCTATGGCCAGGATCGGGACATTCCGGCGGTCAGGGGCACCTCGCTGCTCTCCCCGCACCTGCACTTTGGCGAAATCAGTCCAAAGGCCTGCTGGCGGGCGGCACTGGGGGCGATCCATCGCGGCGCGGCGCCCGAAGCCCAGGCCGAGAAATTCATGGCCGAGCTGGGCTGGCGGGAATTCAACACCCAGATCGCCAACCGCCACGAAGACCTGGCGAGCCGCAACTTCAATCCGGCCTTTGACCCCTTCCCCTGGCGGGATGACGAGGCGGGTTTCCAGGCCTGGACCCGGGGCGAGACCGGCTATCCCATTGTCGACGCCGGCATGCGCCAGCTGTGGACCACCGGATGGATGCACAATCGGGTACGCATGGTCGTAGCCTCGTTCCTGACCAAGCACCTGATGGTGGACTGGCGGCGGGGGGAACAGTGGTTCTGGGACACCCTGGTGGACGCCGATCCAGCCTCCAATCCGGGTAACTGGCAGTGGGTTGCAGGATCAGGCGCTGACGCCGCCCCCTATTTCCGCATTTTCAGCCCCATGGCCCAGGGCGCCAAATTCGACCCCGCCGGTCGCTATGTCCAGAAGTGGGTTCCGGAACTGCGGTTCCTGCCGCCCAAGCTGATCCATACACCCTGGCTGGCGCCGCCAGAGATCCTGTCCCGGGCCAATGTCCGGCTGGGCTTCAACTACCCCAGACCCGTCGTCGACCATGACATTGCCCGCAAGCGGGCCCTGGCGGCCTATGCGGGGCTAAAGGGCGAATAG
- a CDS encoding MFS transporter has protein sequence MSEASAPALNGASTSGDPGHSDDNPVVPLVSPAYRSYALVVLLAVYTVNFLDRQVVTILAEPIKNDLHILDWQIGLMTGFAFAVFYTVLGLPIARLAESFNRVWIIAASLTVWSGFTIACGSAANFFQLILARVGVGVGEAGCTPTSHSLITDYVPKDKRASALAFFSIGTPLGGLLGTSLGGIMSDTFGWRTAFLLAGLPGLILTLVVLATLKEPRKQIAADAVRHVPGKGHFGATLKYLSAKRTFWFVSFAAATQAFIGYGNGPFVASFYFRNHGAEVAGLAADFGLKSAGFLGLALGLLGGIAGIASSWAGGWLADRAAKRDLRAYMTVPAIAAVISPIFAWGVYLNPTAIGALATMIIPGLLGSLWYGPVYASAQGLVPPHMRATAASLLIFIINIIGLGLGPVAVGALSDILAGPMHMGTADGVRWALIASSTGTLVAAYLFWQARKTIREEMVS, from the coding sequence ATGTCCGAGGCTTCAGCCCCGGCCCTGAATGGCGCCAGCACGTCTGGCGATCCGGGGCATTCCGACGACAACCCCGTCGTGCCCCTGGTTTCCCCTGCCTATCGCAGCTACGCCCTCGTCGTGCTTCTGGCTGTCTATACGGTCAATTTCCTGGATCGCCAGGTCGTCACCATCCTGGCTGAGCCGATCAAGAACGATCTGCACATTCTGGACTGGCAGATCGGCTTGATGACCGGTTTTGCCTTCGCCGTATTCTATACGGTCCTGGGGCTTCCCATCGCCCGGCTTGCAGAATCCTTCAACCGGGTCTGGATCATAGCCGCCTCCCTGACGGTCTGGAGCGGCTTCACCATCGCCTGCGGCAGCGCCGCCAATTTCTTTCAGCTGATCCTGGCGCGGGTCGGCGTGGGCGTCGGCGAGGCCGGCTGCACGCCGACATCCCACTCCCTGATCACCGACTATGTGCCCAAGGACAAGCGCGCCTCGGCCCTGGCGTTCTTCTCGATCGGCACCCCGCTTGGGGGTCTGCTGGGAACCTCACTGGGCGGCATCATGTCCGACACCTTCGGATGGCGCACAGCCTTCCTTCTGGCAGGCCTGCCGGGTCTGATCCTGACCCTTGTCGTGCTGGCAACCCTCAAGGAACCCCGCAAGCAGATCGCCGCGGACGCTGTCCGCCACGTGCCTGGCAAGGGGCATTTCGGCGCGACGCTCAAATACCTCTCGGCCAAGCGCACCTTCTGGTTCGTTTCCTTCGCGGCGGCCACCCAGGCCTTTATCGGCTACGGAAACGGTCCCTTCGTGGCCTCCTTCTACTTCCGCAACCATGGGGCTGAGGTAGCCGGCCTTGCCGCTGACTTCGGGCTGAAGTCCGCAGGCTTTCTGGGCCTCGCCCTGGGCCTGCTCGGCGGCATTGCCGGGATCGCGTCCAGCTGGGCCGGCGGCTGGCTGGCTGACCGCGCCGCCAAGCGTGACCTGCGCGCCTATATGACCGTCCCGGCCATTGCCGCAGTGATCTCGCCGATCTTCGCCTGGGGGGTCTACCTCAACCCAACGGCGATTGGCGCCCTGGCGACCATGATCATTCCGGGGCTGCTGGGCTCACTCTGGTATGGTCCGGTCTATGCCTCGGCGCAGGGCCTGGTCCCGCCGCACATGCGCGCTACGGCGGCCTCCCTCCTGATTTTCATCATCAACATCATCGGACTTGGACTTGGCCCTGTCGCGGTTGGCGCCCTGTCAGACATCCTGGCGGGCCCCATGCACATGGGGACAGCCGATGGCGTGCGCTGGGCGCTGATTGCTTCATCCACCGGAACCCTGGTCGCCGCCTACCTGTTCTGGCAGGCGCGCAAGACAATCCGGGAGGAAATGGTCAGCTAG
- a CDS encoding peptidase S10, whose protein sequence is MRRSVLCLLASASLLAPSAVAMAQAAPETRKAEVSEKTAGKIADADFARAPVAEIAKTSRHTVSIDGRSIAYTATAGTLTLRDDEGKPIASMFYTGYVADRGKGEAERPVTFIYNGGPGSSSFWLHMGSFGPVRVLTNAPNPASPAPFKWINNNESLLDKSDLVFLDAIGAGYSRPLGDTPGKTFWGVDQDIDAFAKAIVRYITVNHRWNSPKFIFGESYGTTRSGGLAYALQDQGVALNGVLLLSSILNYGVRDSGFDRIYQTYIPSYAATAAYHNKLAQKPADLDAFLKEARAFANGPYGAALAKGSDIPEAEKQAIAQQMAKFTGLSVDYILRADLRVDLSRFRKELLRDQRRTVGRFDSRFTAIDLDAAGEDPEYDASDVQVGGPYTASIHDYLERDLGFTSDLTYFRSGPGINQAWDWRHKAPGSNRAAPVANTAQDLAAAMRQNPKLKLYSLNGIYEMATPFFGTEYDVSHMQLDPSLKGNVRFAYYPAGHMVYLNVDALKQMKADVAKFYDDAR, encoded by the coding sequence ATGCGTCGATCCGTCCTGTGCCTGCTGGCCAGCGCCAGCCTTCTGGCCCCGTCGGCCGTCGCCATGGCCCAGGCCGCGCCGGAGACCCGGAAGGCCGAAGTCTCCGAGAAGACCGCCGGCAAGATTGCAGATGCCGATTTCGCCAGGGCGCCTGTGGCCGAGATCGCCAAGACCAGCCGCCATACGGTGAGCATAGATGGCCGGTCCATCGCCTACACCGCCACGGCCGGAACCCTGACCCTGAGGGATGATGAGGGCAAGCCGATCGCCAGCATGTTCTACACCGGCTATGTGGCCGACCGGGGCAAGGGCGAGGCCGAGCGGCCGGTCACCTTCATCTACAATGGCGGGCCAGGATCCTCGAGCTTCTGGCTGCACATGGGGTCATTCGGTCCGGTCCGGGTTCTCACCAATGCGCCCAACCCCGCCAGTCCGGCCCCCTTCAAGTGGATCAACAACAACGAGAGCCTGCTGGACAAGAGCGACCTGGTCTTCCTTGACGCCATAGGCGCGGGCTATTCGCGGCCCTTGGGCGATACGCCGGGCAAGACCTTCTGGGGCGTCGATCAGGACATTGACGCCTTCGCCAAGGCCATTGTCCGCTACATCACGGTCAATCACCGCTGGAACTCGCCCAAGTTCATCTTCGGGGAAAGCTATGGCACCACCCGGTCCGGCGGGCTGGCCTATGCCCTGCAGGATCAGGGTGTCGCCCTGAACGGGGTGCTCCTGCTCTCGTCGATCCTGAATTACGGGGTCCGCGACAGCGGCTTTGACCGCATCTACCAGACCTACATTCCCAGCTATGCCGCGACGGCCGCCTACCACAACAAGCTGGCCCAGAAGCCGGCCGACCTGGATGCCTTCCTGAAGGAAGCGCGGGCCTTCGCCAATGGTCCCTATGGCGCAGCCCTGGCCAAGGGCAGTGACATTCCTGAGGCCGAAAAGCAGGCCATTGCCCAGCAGATGGCGAAGTTCACGGGACTTTCCGTGGACTACATCCTTCGCGCCGACCTGCGGGTGGATCTGTCCCGGTTCCGCAAGGAGTTGCTGCGGGATCAGCGCCGGACGGTCGGCCGGTTTGACAGCCGCTTCACCGCCATCGACCTGGACGCGGCAGGGGAGGATCCGGAGTATGATGCGTCGGATGTCCAGGTCGGCGGGCCCTATACGGCCTCGATCCACGACTATCTTGAGCGTGACCTGGGGTTCACCTCGGACCTGACCTATTTCCGGTCAGGGCCCGGCATCAATCAGGCGTGGGACTGGCGGCACAAGGCGCCGGGATCGAACCGCGCGGCGCCAGTTGCGAACACCGCCCAGGATCTGGCTGCGGCCATGCGGCAGAATCCGAAGCTGAAGCTCTATTCACTGAACGGCATTTACGAAATGGCCACGCCGTTTTTCGGGACCGAGTATGATGTCTCACACATGCAGCTGGATCCCAGCCTGAAGGGCAATGTGCGGTTCGCCTATTATCCGGCCGGCCACATGGTCTATCTGAATGTCGACGCCCTCAAGCAGATGAAGGCTGATGTGGCGAAGTTCTACGACGACGCCAGATAG
- a CDS encoding glutathione S-transferase, with protein sequence MELVIGTKAWSTWSLRPWLVLARTGAAFTETLIPLRQEDNMTRQAILPHSPSGLVPALKTDGLVIVDSLAICEFLHERFPAADLWPRDPALRALGRSAAAEMHSGFGALRSECPMDLCAAPHAKELSEACQTNVSRIVEIWRELLDRSGGPFLLGQWSIADAFFTPVATRFRTYQIDLTAAGDTDSRAARYVQSVLQVPEFLAWESAARA encoded by the coding sequence ATTGAACTGGTGATTGGAACCAAGGCCTGGTCCACCTGGTCCCTGAGGCCCTGGCTGGTTCTGGCGCGAACCGGAGCCGCATTCACGGAAACCCTCATCCCCCTCCGGCAGGAAGACAACATGACCCGGCAGGCCATCCTGCCTCACTCACCGTCAGGTCTTGTGCCGGCGCTGAAGACCGACGGCCTGGTGATCGTCGACTCCCTGGCGATCTGCGAGTTCCTTCACGAGCGGTTTCCAGCGGCCGATCTCTGGCCCCGGGACCCTGCCTTGCGGGCATTGGGGCGTTCCGCCGCTGCTGAAATGCATTCCGGCTTTGGGGCGCTTCGGTCCGAGTGCCCGATGGACCTCTGCGCTGCGCCGCACGCGAAGGAACTGTCTGAAGCCTGCCAGACCAATGTCAGCCGGATCGTGGAAATCTGGCGCGAATTGCTGGACCGTAGTGGCGGGCCCTTCCTGCTGGGGCAATGGAGCATTGCCGACGCCTTCTTCACACCGGTCGCCACGCGATTTCGCACCTATCAGATTGACCTGACCGCCGCCGGAGACACTGACAGCAGGGCCGCCCGATATGTGCAGTCTGTCCTGCAGGTTCCGGAGTTCCTGGCCTGGGAGTCTGCAGCCCGGGCCTAG
- a CDS encoding RND transporter, with the protein MRRATGSRSSSACLSGSNLTLRLPPWLVAADFQPRSRSTCATLRTPGRPMVLRARLLTTALVLSLGGCATVGPDHAPPAAPVATTYPMQGDARATSLTLSPNARQAGAWWTPLGSPALDEVMRLALKDNPTIEEANAVLARAQAQTAAAQGALSPQASLEASPKRERINTQSFGFVGFPSPTLNLYSIGGTVSYDLDLFGGRRRALEGARARAEAEAYRAEAAYLALTGNIAVQALKIAYLHAQRDALDAVIRDDHQTIDMLQKSEAAGGSGSAATASGYGLLARDQGMRPALTREIDAARHQLAYLVGKSPAEWSPPDFKVSDFTLPKAVPVALPSSLVRQRPDILAADAELHAATAQIGVATADLFPDIKLTARLTQGSVEPESLFSYDSTGWELIAGLTAPVLNGGRLKAAKTAAVANARAAEARYRSTVLRALLQVADSMSALGQDDLSLEAAHLFELVAQENLKDAEAAYRLGGGPRIDVANARKEVNRARRSTLEVESRRAANLIDLMTATSGRWSPDKPAS; encoded by the coding sequence ATGCGACGGGCAACTGGGTCAAGGTCATCCAGCGCCTGCCTGTCCGGATCGAATTTGACTCTCCGCCTCCCGCCATGGCTGGTCGCGGCGGACTTTCAGCCCAGGTCAAGGTCGACCTGCGCGACCCTGCGGACGCCCGGTAGGCCCATGGTCCTGCGTGCGCGCCTTCTGACGACAGCGCTTGTCCTGAGCCTTGGAGGCTGTGCGACGGTCGGGCCGGACCATGCCCCGCCGGCGGCGCCTGTGGCCACCACCTACCCCATGCAGGGCGACGCCAGGGCCACATCCCTGACCCTTTCGCCCAACGCCCGCCAGGCAGGCGCCTGGTGGACACCCCTGGGCTCTCCCGCCCTGGACGAGGTCATGCGCCTCGCCCTCAAGGACAACCCGACGATCGAGGAGGCCAACGCCGTCCTTGCCAGGGCCCAGGCGCAGACGGCGGCGGCACAGGGCGCGCTTTCGCCCCAGGCCAGCCTGGAGGCTTCGCCCAAGCGCGAACGGATCAACACCCAGTCCTTTGGCTTTGTGGGATTTCCCAGCCCGACCCTCAATCTCTACTCCATCGGCGGGACGGTCTCCTACGACCTTGACCTGTTTGGCGGCCGTCGCAGGGCCCTTGAAGGGGCAAGGGCAAGGGCTGAGGCCGAAGCCTATCGTGCAGAGGCCGCCTACCTGGCCCTGACGGGCAATATCGCCGTACAGGCCCTGAAGATCGCCTATCTCCACGCCCAGCGCGACGCTCTGGACGCCGTTATCCGGGACGATCACCAGACGATCGACATGCTTCAGAAATCAGAGGCGGCTGGCGGATCCGGTTCGGCGGCTACGGCCAGCGGCTATGGATTGCTGGCCCGGGACCAGGGCATGAGACCGGCCCTGACCCGGGAAATCGACGCCGCCCGGCATCAGCTGGCCTATCTGGTCGGCAAGTCACCGGCGGAATGGTCGCCGCCAGACTTCAAGGTCAGCGACTTCACCCTGCCCAAGGCCGTGCCTGTCGCCCTGCCCTCCAGTCTTGTGCGTCAGAGACCCGACATACTGGCGGCGGATGCTGAACTGCATGCGGCGACGGCCCAGATCGGCGTGGCGACGGCGGACCTGTTTCCCGACATCAAGCTGACCGCCAGGCTGACCCAGGGGTCTGTCGAGCCGGAGAGCCTCTTCAGCTATGACTCGACGGGCTGGGAGCTGATCGCCGGTCTGACCGCGCCTGTGCTCAATGGCGGCCGCCTCAAGGCCGCCAAGACGGCTGCAGTAGCCAACGCCAGGGCGGCGGAGGCCCGCTACCGGAGTACGGTCCTGCGCGCCCTGCTCCAGGTGGCGGACTCCATGAGCGCCCTGGGGCAGGACGACCTGTCCCTGGAAGCGGCCCACCTTTTCGAACTGGTCGCCCAGGAAAACCTGAAGGACGCCGAGGCTGCATACCGTCTTGGCGGCGGCCCCCGGATTGACGTGGCCAATGCCCGCAAGGAGGTCAACCGCGCCCGACGCAGTACGCTGGAAGTCGAAAGCCGCCGGGCGGCGAACCTGATTGACCTGATGACCGCCACCTCGGGCCGGTGGTCGCCAGACAAACCGGCCAGCTGA
- a CDS encoding 3-oxoacyl-ACP reductase: MDVLDFTGKVVLVVGGSSGIGNGVAHSFRERGAEVHVWGTRPLASDYEGLEGSDLSGLIYDSADVADRGQITACAGKIPRLDVLILCQGTVVYRRGEFEPEGWDRVMAVNLDSLMDCARTFHDRLAQAQGSIIIVSSVSGFQSNRGNPAYAASKAGAVSLTKTLGEAWAREGIRVNGLAPGLVATKLTAVTTENPQRMEGALRAIPMGRMGTPGDMAGAALFLASPLAAYVAGQTLIVDGGLSLS; this comes from the coding sequence ATGGATGTGCTGGATTTCACCGGCAAGGTGGTTCTCGTCGTGGGCGGGTCCAGCGGGATCGGCAATGGCGTGGCCCACAGCTTCCGGGAGCGGGGCGCAGAGGTCCATGTCTGGGGCACAAGGCCGCTCGCCAGCGATTATGAGGGTCTTGAGGGATCTGACCTCTCGGGTTTGATCTATGACAGCGCAGACGTCGCCGATCGAGGTCAGATCACCGCATGCGCTGGGAAAATTCCCCGGCTGGACGTCCTGATCCTCTGCCAGGGGACCGTCGTATATCGCCGGGGCGAGTTCGAGCCCGAAGGCTGGGACCGGGTCATGGCGGTTAATCTGGACAGCCTGATGGACTGCGCCCGCACCTTCCACGACCGGCTGGCGCAGGCGCAGGGCTCGATCATCATTGTCAGTTCGGTCTCGGGCTTTCAGTCGAACCGCGGCAATCCGGCCTATGCTGCTTCCAAAGCCGGAGCCGTCAGCCTGACCAAGACCCTGGGCGAGGCCTGGGCCCGGGAAGGCATCCGGGTCAATGGCCTGGCGCCAGGCCTGGTGGCCACCAAGCTCACCGCCGTCACCACGGAAAACCCCCAGCGCATGGAGGGCGCCCTGCGCGCCATTCCCATGGGCCGGATGGGCACCCCCGGCGACATGGCCGGCGCAGCACTTTTCCTGGCCTCGCCGCTGGCCGCCTATGTGGCCGGGCAGACCCTGATCGTAGATGGAGGCCTTTCCCTGTCATGA
- a CDS encoding 3-oxoacyl-ACP reductase, which translates to MTLSRSLKGSIALVTGAGSGMGAATAGVFAAEGAHVAVTDHDFAAAEAVAAVLTARGQSATAWKLDVTDTDQINAVVGEIAAKFGGLDIVINNAGVSAFAAIDAANYDAVWARALAVMLTAHQQVVRAALPWLRKSSAPRIVNIASTEALGATSRDSPYAAAKAGVLGLTRALAVELGSEGITVNCICPGPILTGMTENVPEVDRTIFAKRRTALRRYGTPEEVAHVTVSLCLPASSYITGAVIPVDGGLMARNA; encoded by the coding sequence ATGACGCTCTCAAGATCCCTCAAGGGCTCCATCGCCCTGGTCACCGGCGCCGGTTCGGGCATGGGCGCAGCTACCGCCGGGGTCTTCGCCGCAGAGGGCGCCCATGTGGCGGTGACTGACCATGACTTCGCGGCGGCGGAGGCCGTGGCGGCGGTCCTCACCGCCCGCGGTCAGTCTGCAACCGCCTGGAAGCTGGATGTCACCGACACCGATCAGATCAACGCGGTCGTAGGCGAAATCGCTGCGAAGTTCGGCGGCCTCGACATCGTCATCAACAATGCCGGGGTTTCAGCCTTCGCCGCCATAGACGCTGCAAACTATGACGCCGTCTGGGCCAGAGCCCTGGCCGTCATGCTGACAGCCCACCAGCAGGTGGTCCGCGCCGCCCTGCCCTGGCTTCGCAAGTCCAGCGCCCCCAGGATCGTCAACATCGCCTCCACAGAGGCCCTGGGCGCCACCTCCCGGGACAGCCCCTATGCGGCGGCCAAGGCCGGGGTCCTGGGCCTGACCCGCGCCCTGGCTGTCGAACTGGGTTCGGAAGGGATCACAGTCAACTGCATCTGCCCGGGCCCGATCCTGACGGGCATGACCGAGAATGTCCCCGAGGTCGACCGCACCATCTTCGCCAAACGCCGCACAGCCCTGCGCCGCTATGGCACGCCAGAGGAAGTGGCCCACGTGACGGTCAGCCTCTGCCTGCCGGCCTCGAGCTACATCACCGGCGCCGT